A stretch of DNA from Triticum dicoccoides isolate Atlit2015 ecotype Zavitan chromosome 2A, WEW_v2.0, whole genome shotgun sequence:
TGAAAATGACGTCGGTCCCCTCTTTCCCCTGCAATAGCTTCCCAAGATGATCCGTGATGTCTGACGGCGGGGCTTCCTGGACAAACGATTTCTCATCCTCGACAATTGTGACGACGCACTCAATGGTGAGGCGATCGTCTAGGAGGTAAGGCGACGCCTCCAGCTCGCTCCTTTTCTTGAACACCCAATTGCCGTAGCAGCTGTTACCGCCGGAACCGAATTCGTTTGTCATTGTCATCGTATGCGGCGGCGAGGATCCGGTGACGTCCACCAGACTGAACTTGAAGGACGCCGTTACCCTAGCGTCCTTGTGGTCGCTACATAAATCGAGGAACACCCCCATGTAGTCTCTATAATAATCGAGGTCGCAGACACCCCAGGGGTAGACCTGAATTTGCCAGTCGTAGCCTCCGACGGAGAACCCGGCCGACGTTGCGCAGCCGCCGTATAGTAGCGACGGGTGCAGGCTGTACCCTGCGATCTCGAACACGTGAGAGCCTTGCTGCACCCCCACCGTGTTCGCGGCGTGGCGCGTGGCCGCGGTGTTTGTGCTTCCCATCGCCGCGCGCTGCCCTTGTCCCGCTCTCGCTCACGGGGTTGGGGCTGGAGTTGTTTCGGGTAAGATCGACGTACGAAGTGGAAGTGGCCATTTTATATGGAAGGTAACGGGGCCGCTGGCCGGGTTTGGACCTGGACTACTCGGACTCGGAGGGCCAAGATAACCTTCCTTTTCGACTCTGGGGCGGATTTTGTCGATCCTCGTGTCGTTTTCCTCAGATTCTGTCTACAGGTTTATACATGGCTCCCTCTGCTCCAGACCATCGAGGCTGCATCTCTCTCGGTGCTGACTGCCACCCGCATCATGTATGCCGGCCGCAACGTGTACTTCCCTACCACCGCTTCCGGGTAATATTTTGGCATCCACACTTGAAACTCTACATCCTTCCTCCTCACTTAAGTTTGCCGTCCTATAATTAATTGATCTTCGGTAGAAGCAAGCGGCAGGCTCCCCGACGGGATTGAACAAAAGCTATCAGCTGTTATGCCTAGCTAGCCCAACAGAGAATAAATTGCAGAACTCGGCTAAGTTAATCGTGCGCGTGGCTTATACTTTTATCGTCGACGAGTGGTTCTGCTGAGTATATATCGTGTTCATTTCATACGTTTGGCATTGTCAAAGCTGGGAGGCACGACGGTGGGGACATGCCAAGTGGCGTTGCCGCGTTGGAAGCACACATGGTGACTTCCGTTTGTGGCACTCTACTAGTGACGGACCTCAAGCAGTCAAGCTTGGAGGCAAGGTTTTGGCTTTCAGTTTCAGAAAAATTTCAGCACCAAACGAAATCACCGAAATTCGATGATTTCAGCCAAAAAGGCGAAATATTCACTTGAATTCAACTAAATatttttaaaaatttaaaaaaaaaNNNNNNNNNNNNNNNNNNNNNNNNNNNNNNNNNNNNNNNNNNNNNNNNNNNNNNNNNNNNNN
This window harbors:
- the LOC119358088 gene encoding BTB/POZ and MATH domain-containing protein 2-like encodes the protein MGSTNTAATRHAANTVGVQQGSHVFEIAGYSLHPSLLYGGCATSAGFSVGGYDWQIQVYPWGVCDLDYYRDYMGVFLDLCSDHKDARVTASFKFSLVDVTGSSPPHTMTMTNEFGSGGNSCYGNWVFKKRSELEASPYLLDDRLTIECVVTIVEDEKSFVQEAPPSDITDHLGKLLQGKEGTDVIFKVQEEAFPAHKLVLAMRSPVFKAELYGAMREKDMSRIAINDMQPVVFEALLHFIYTDSLPAMDDLGRDDYRDIVGHLLVAADRYAMDRLKIICENILCKNIDAKTVVTTLAFADWHHCGRLNDACIRFIATLDTRGMDDMMTSQGYVKLKATCPLALVELLEKTSRLAKSKSSIHIGSLVHT